The Mucilaginibacter gracilis genomic interval CCACAACAACAAACACGCTCAATTTTAATGGCGATTTAAACATTACGCCAAACTGGAAATTGCAATATACATCGGGCTATGATATTAAGGCGGGGCAAATAAGTACTACATCGTTATCTATTTACCGCAATTTGCATTGCTGGGATCTGTCGTTTCAATGGATACCGTTTGGATATTATAAGTTTTACAGTGTAGATTTAAAGGTTAAAGCCTCCGTGTTGCAGGATTTGAAATTGACTAAGAGAAAAGATTATTACAATAACTACTAACATGCTGGCAGAAATTATAACCATTGGCGACGAGATATTGATTGGACAAATTGTTGATACCAATTCGGCCTGGATGGCCCAGCAGTTAAATGCTATCGGCATCCGCATTAAGCAAATCAGTTCCGTGTCTGATAATAAGCAGCATATCCTCACCGCCCTCCGCGAAGCCCGCGAACGGGCCGATATTATATTGATAACCGGCGGCTTGGGGCCAACCAAAGATGATATTACCAAAACCACAATAGCCGAATATTTTAACGTGGGCATGGTGCAAAATGAGGAGGCTTTAGCTAATGTTGCCAGCATTTTTGCCAAATACAACCGCCCTTTATTGGAAGTTAATATTAAACAGGCCGATGTGCCGGCCAATTGCGAAGTAATAGTAAACCACAACGGCACCGCGCCGGGTATGTGGTTTAATGTTGATGGCAAAATATATGTTTCGATGCCGGGTGTACCGCACGAAATGATGTATATGATTGAAGAATCGGTTATTCCTAAATTAAAGGCAACGTTAAAGCTGCCCGTTATCAGCCATAAAACTATATTAACGGTGGGCGAAGGCGAGTCGTTTCTGGCCGAAAAAATTGCCGATATTGAAGATTCGTTACCGGCCCATATTAAGCTGGCTTATTTGCCTAAACTGGGTTCGGTAAGGTTACGGTTAAGTGCTTATGGCGAAAATGAAGAAACCCTGCAGCAGGAGATAAACCTATACGCCGGTGAGATTATTAAGCGGGTTGGCAAAAGTGTGGTAACCGATGTAGATGTACCGATAGAAAAAGCGATTTTAGATGAAATGGGGGCAAGTAACTTAACCCTTTCTGTTGCCGAAAGCTGTACAGGTGGTTATATTGCGCATTTGTTTACCCAGCACCCCGGCTCGTCGAAAGTGTTTTTAGGCGGAGCCATATCCTACTCATACGATTTAAAAGAGAGTATGCTGGGCGTAAAAAACGAAACGCTATGGCATCATGGTGCAGTGAGTGAACAAACCGTTATAGAAATGGCCGAAGGTGCTTTACTTAACTATAAAAGCGATTATGCCATTGCCGTTACCGGCATAGCCGGCCCCGATGGTGGAACCGACGATAAACCGGTGGGAACCGTGTGGATAGCCGCAGCAAATAAAAATAAAACGGTTGCCCGCAAATTCACCTTCGGAAAAAAACGCATTCAAAATATTGAGCGTACTGCAATTACTGCGATGGGGATGCTTATAAATTTACTCAGAGAAAATTCGTAAATTTGCGCCGTTATCATGTATATCCAATTAATTCTAACAGCATAAATGGCCTTGTATAATTTACTTTTACCAAAAATGGGGGAGAGTGTTGCCGAAGCAACCATTATTAAATGGAGCAAAAGCATAGGCGACCGCATTGAGATGGACGATATTGTTATGGAGATTGCTACCGATAAGGTTGACTCCGAAGTACCGTCGCCTGTATCGGGTAAATTAGTAAAGCAGCTTTATAACGAGAATGATGTTGTGCAGGTAGGCTCGGCAATAGCGGTAATTGATACTGCCGATGCTAACGAACCTGCGCCGCAAAATAACCCGGTGGTTATTGCCCCGCCGCAACCGGCTCCGCAACGCCAGCCTGCTGTACAACAGGCAGCACCTGTTGCCGCCGAGCCGCAATATACACCCCCTTTTGTTGACCAAATACAGCAACCACGCCCGGCACCGGCGCAAGCACCTGCAGGTACCCGGTTTTATTCGCCATTAGTAAAAAATATAGCCATACAAGAAAAAGTTACCCCGCACGAACTGGATGCTATCCCGGGTAGCGGAGCCGACGGACGCTTAACTAAAGATGATTTACTGGCTTATGTAAAAGAACGCGCCAACAGGCCGCTTGTTGCTAAGCCAATACCACAACCTGTAGCAGCGCAACCTAATATTGTGCAGCAACAACAGGCAGAGCCGCAGCCGGTGCAAGTTGCCCCGCCCGCAGTGCAACCTGCACGTGTGCAGCCAAGTGTACAACAAGAGGCGGTGCCACAGCCTGTAGTAATGCAACCACAAAGCAATCAGCCGCAGCCGGTGCAACAAGTTGCTTTGCCACCACAACCACAAAACAATCAGCAGCCAATTGCGCAGCAAAATACAACAGTTCAGGCAGTGCAGCCGCAACGCCCGGCGGTATCATTAAACCCAGGCGACGAGGTTATTGAAATGGACCGTATGCGCCGTTTAATTGCCGACCATATGGTAATGAGTGTGCATACATCGCCACACGTAACCTCGTTTATTGAGGCCGACGTAACCAACATGGTGCTATGGCGCGAAAAAATAAAAGCATCCTTTGAAGCGCGCGAAAACACTAAAATAACTTTCACGCCCCTGTTTATTGAGGCCGTAGCAAGGGCAATTAAAGATATGCCTATGATTAATGTATCTGTAAATGGTACGCAAATTATTAAACGCAAGGATATTAATATAGGTATGGCAACAGCTTTGCCAAGCGGTAACCTTATAGTACCCGTTATTCGCCGTGCCGATCAATTAAATATTGTTGGTTTAACCCAAACCGTTAACGATTTATCTGCCCGCGCCCGTACAAACAAACTAACGCCCGACGAAGTTAAAAACGGAACCTTTACCATTACTAATATAGGCTCGTTTGGCAATTTAATGGGTACGCCCATTATTAACCAGCCACAGGTAGCTATATTGGCAGTGGGTGCAATTAAAAAGAAACCTGCTGTTATTCAAACTGCCGAAGGGGACGTAATAGCCATAAGGCATATGATGTACCTTTCGTTATCATACGATCATCGTGTAGTTGATGGCTCATTGGGTGGGATGTTTATCCAGCGTGTAGCCAATTATTTAGAAAATTGGGATATTAACCGAGGGGTTTAATATACAACATAATGATTAAAACAATTAAGGCTATTGGTGTTCCAATGGCCTTTTTAATACTGTTTAAGCCCGGCAACAAAACCCCCCGTGGTGCTAAATTGGTATCCTTTTTTTTGCGCCCAGTTTATAAAGTTACTTATTCGCAACTCAAAATCGGCACCGCTATTTTTGCTTACGTAGCCGGGAAAGCCAAATTTTTCGGGTTGTTTTAAATCTGTAAATTCCCAGGGGTGAAAATATAGGTTTAGATAGCCATCTTTACGATGGGTGATTTTACTTAGCCATTTTAAAATGCCCATAGGCAGGTTATGGAACGATAACCAAAAAAGCGGAAACCTTACCAATGGCGAAACCGACGATGGTAATTGCAAAACACCATCCTGATAAAACCAGGTACGCGGCTTGCTAAAGTTGTTATACCTGCCCGGCAAATAAGTGGGATTAATGGACGAATTGTATTGATAACCAGCCTTAAATATTTCCTGCTCATCAACAGGCATCATGCGCGCCATGCGGTAGCCTTTTACGGTTTGCCCCGAAATTTTCTCCAGCGCATCTTTAGATTGTTTTAAATGTTCTGGCTTAAAATCCGAATGATAATATCCGTGCGATGCTATTTCGTGGCCCTCGCTTACCATACGTGCAATAATATCGGGCTTGTTTAAGGCGTAGGTTGCTGTGCAATAAAAGGTAGCCTTAATGTTGTATTGAGCCAAAATGGCCAATATTTTATTGGTGCCTTCGGTTGATATGGCTATTTGTTGGGCAAAGTCAATTTGTTTGCCGTATTCAAACGGCATATCAAACTCTTCAATATCAAAGCTTAGTAAAATCAATTATTTTATATCTGGTAGGTTTGTAGATCTGATTATATAATTGGGGCGTTGTTTGGCCTGCATAAACAATTTGCCCAAGTATGTGCCAATAATGCCCAATACCATTAACTGCATCCCACCAAAAAACACCACCGAAGCCAATACCGATGCCCAGCCCGGTACTTCGTGCCCGTACAAAAACGTCCAGGCTATGTATGGTATGTATAATAGCGACATGAATGAGAAAAAAACACCAACCCCCGTAGCCAGGTACAACGGCCTCACGCTAAAAGCGGTAATACCTTCAACCGCAAACTTAACCATGCGCTTAATGGTGTATTTGCTTTTACCCGAAAACCGCGGATCGGCCTGATAATGTATAGCGTACTGTTTAAAGCCCAGCCATTTAATAAGGCCGCGCATAAACAACCCATTCTCGTTAAGTTGTACCAGTACGTTGGCCACCTTACGGTCAATCAACCTAAAATCGGCAGTCCCTTTTTCCAGTTTGGTATCCGATAAGGAGTTTATCATTTTATAAAACAGATCCGAAGTTTTGGTTTTAAATATGGTGGCGTCGTCCTGGTATTCGCGGCACGAATACACAACATCGTAACCTTCTTCCCACTTCTCAATAAACTGGCCTATCAGTTCGGGCGGGTGTTGCATATCGCCGTCCATACTTACTATGCAATCGCCGGTTGCAAAATCATACCCTGCCTTTAGCGCATTTTGGTGCCCAAAATTCCGCGAAAGCTCCAGGTAATAAAAGTTGGCATCCATCTGCGAAAGCGCCTTTAGCTTATCCAGTGTATTATCGGCACTGCCGTCGTCAATAAAAATTACTTCGTAGCTGTAGGCTGTAAAGGTTTTAAGCGTTGCCAGCAGCCTGGCTGCTAAATGCTCAATATTTCCCTCTTCGTTAAACGATGGTACAACTACCGATATTTTCCTTTTCATGTGGTGAATGCTGGTTCTAATTCGGGTTGTAAATCCTGGTTATCAAATGGCCGCGTCCATGTTTCGTATATAATTTTGAGCCATATCATAAAACAGGGAAGGGCCTTTAAAGCGTATCGTTTTGTAATGTGTGTACTGATGTATTTTGGGAACAAATCCGACGGTGAAAAGCTGGTTATTACAACAGCAAAAATAAGCAGGAACCATTCAAAATTAGTAATTGGCCTATCCAAACTAATAAACCAGATAGCCACGCCCAAAAAAGCGATAATATAAGTTGGCGACTCGGAACTGCTGCTAAAAATGATTGGGAATATTAAAGTTGAAGCCAGTATTAAGAGCTGGAATTGCGTGTTTTTAAACGATTTAATGCGCAGGTACGAGGAAAAGAATAACAAAATCCCCGGCCCCAAAAACCAGATGTTTGATAGCGTTGGTATATTAAAAATACGCCTTGCCATACCTTTAACAGATATATCCTGCATGGTGGAGCCGGAGTTTTCAATGTCTTTGTCGGATAGGCTGTGGTACCAATCCTGGTAACATTGTACCGTAAAGCGTGGCGACGAAAATGGCATGGGTAACACAAATAAAACCACTGTCCAAAACACCATGCTCAGGGTGAATTTCAATTTGTTTTCGGAGAAGAAGAAGAAAGCCAGGCCAACAATACCGTAAAGCTTAATATAGGTACCCAGGGCTATTGCAAGGGCTGCCCAAAAATCGTGTTTGTTTTTAATGAGTACATAACTCAATATAATTAGGCTTGTTGCAAAGGGGTTAACCTGTACGCTAAAAGATGCCGTCATTAATTCGTGGGCGCAAATTAAAAATATGGCAATCTGCTTTTTGTTGTTTATAGGCAAAAGCGTTACCGCTTTATAAAGCATAAAGGAGTTAAAAATATTCCAAAGCATAACCGCAAGGCCATCTGGCAGCATATAAAAAGGTGCTATTACCAGCGCGAAAACAGGGCCGTAATGGTTTTTATCTTCAAAAAACTGCGGGTATTGCAAAAATAAATTCTGCTGATGAATAAGGTTATAAAACGTGTACTTGTATATTTTGTAGTTGTTAATAACATGCAACAACGCTTGTTTAAGGGCTGCAACAAAGCTTAAACCAAACCACAGCGTTAAAACAAAATATTTATTGGTAAACAGTTTTTTAATTTTTTCTATCAAAACAGGGGATTGTAAATTTAGCCTTGCAAAAATATAAAATATATGTGTTGTACAAACCCGGTATTGTTATTAAATACGCGGCGGCTAAAACAAAAAAGAGGCCCCGTTTAAGGAGCCTCTTAAATCAACCCGAAGAAATCTCTACAAAACTTCGGTTGCCAAATCTGTCAGCACATGGAGCTTTATTTCTTTTAAGTCGCCGGTGCAGGCAACAAAAGCACCCTCTGCTGATATACGTGATTGATTGGCAATCAGATTTTTTAATTTGATAGTCCCTATTACAAAACGGAAGTTGCCCGAGTAAAAGCGTTCGTGGATGTAATCAAAGGCTAAAGCTTCAATTAAACTTTCATCTTCGTAACGCACATAAACGTTTAATTCAATATCATTGGTAAACTTCAGGTCTTTCTTTTCGTGCGCCTTTTTGTACTCGTACTGGTAATCGTAACGCAGTGCAGCAATGTCCGACAATACAGCCGAGCCGGTAGGGTGGCCACCCGCGCCCTTACCAAAAAAGAATTGCTGATCGGCAAAAGCGGCCTGCACCACAACCCCGTTGTACTCGTTATCAACGTTGTATAAAAAGTGATCGCTGTTTACAAAGCGTGGTAAAACAAACATGGCTACATGCTGGTCGTCAAGTTCTTTGGCAACGGGTACCAGTTTAATTTTTAATCTTTTTTCTTTGGCGTATTGCAAATCATAGGCCGACAGGGTTTGTATGCCGATGTTAAGCACATCCTCTGGCTTAACCACAACGCCATAGGCATGTGCCGATGCAATTACCAGTTTATACTTAGCATCAAAACCACCCACATCCGATGTTGGGTCGGTTTCGGCAAAACCGAGGTCTTGTGCTTGTTTTAATGCCGTATCATAATCTAAACCCTCGTTATAAACTTTGGATAGGATGTAGTTTGACGAACCGTTAAAAATACCGCTTATAGAGTGCAGCAACTCATTATCGTAATATTCTTCCAGGTTACGGATAATGGGAATGCTGCCGCAAACAGATCCTTCGTAAAGTAACGATGTGCCGTGTTGCTTTTGCAGATATATTAACTCTTCCAAATTATCGGCAATCATTTTTTTGCTGGCCGATACCACATTTTTGCCCGATGTTAATGCTCTTTTAACAATATCAAAAGCGGCAACAGGGTCGTTTATTAATTCAACAATGGTATTTATTTCCGCATTGTTAAGTATCTCGTTTTTGTCGGTTGTAAATAATTCGGCAGGTAAAGTACGTTTTTTGCTGGCGTCTTTTATTGCAAATTTAACAATCTCGAAGTTTAGCGCTTTGGTGCGGATAATATCATGCAGTCCCTGGCCCACAACACCGAAGCCAAAAATGCCAAGTTTTAACTTTTTACTCATTATATGTTTGTATTCAATTCTTTTTCTAAATCTTAAAAAAAATGTCATTGCGAGGAACGAAGCAACCGCACGGAAGCAAAACGGCCTCGCATAGTTTGCGATTGCTTCGTTCCTACCCATGACGTTTTTAATTCCCCTCTCGAGAGGGGGCGCGTTGAAACGTGTGGTGGCAGGGGTGTGTTGTACGCCAGGCATCTCGAAAATAACACACCCCTCCGCCCCTCTCAAGAGGGGAATCGCACAAGCCAACGCTCTTATTCGTCAGTTCACTTTCATAGGCCGCAGCATTCTATCACTCGCAATAACAATTAAGCTCTACGCCGTTTGCATCTTTACCACTTTGCCATCCAAACTTTCATCTAAAAAATCGGCAATGGTTTTGGTTAATATCTCTGTTTCAATTAAAAAGCTATCGTGTGCATACATCGAGTTAAACTCCGAGTAAACGGCGTTCGGGATATGCCTGGCCAAATATTGCTGCTCGCTAACCGGAAATAAAAAGTCGGACGTGATGCCAATTACCAGCGTTTTAGCCTTAATTGTACCTAAAGCCTGTTCTATTCCATCGCGGCTACGGCCCACATTGTGCGAATCCATCGCTTTGCTTAAATACCAGTAACTGTAGGCGTTAAAACGTTTTACCAGCTTTTCGCCCTGGTAATTTTGGTATGATGCTGCTTTATAATCGTCCAGTTTTTCATTGTCTTTATCTAACTGTGTAGCATGGTAGGCTTCGTAGCCACGGTATGATAGCAGGGCCATGCTGCGCGCGGCTTTTAAACCTTTATTGCCGCCATCGGGTTTGTTGGCGTAAAATGTACGATCGGTACTGATGGCTAACCTTTGCGATTCGTTAAAGGCAATACCCCATGGCGAGTGCTTGGCGTTTGTAGCAATCAATATCAAATTATCTATTTTTTGAGGCTGGCTAATGGCCCATTCCATAGCTTGCTGGCCACCTAACGAGCCGCCAATTAATACCTTAATTTGATCAACCCCTAAATGCCCGGCCAGTATTTGATGCACCTGCACCATATCCCTGATGGTAACCTGCGGAAACGACAAAAAATAACCCTGCTGCGTTAGCGGGTTAATACTTACCGGGTTAGTTGTGCCGTAGGGCGAGGTTAAAACGTTGGCGCATACTATATAATGTTCTTCGGGATTAAAAAGATCGTTTTCGCCAAACAAGCCGGCCCACCAATCCATCACATCGGAATTTGCGGTTAGCGCATGGCAAACCCATATTACGTTATTACGGTTTTTGTTAAGTTTACCAAAAGTATGGTACCCAATTTGTAAGCCGTGCAGCTTTTGCCCGGATTCCAGCGTTATAGTTTTTGAGTACTTAAATGTTTCTGCGCTCATTAGCCTCATCCAACCCTCTCCAAAGGAGAGGGCTTTTTGTTTTTAGTTTTTATTTTAGTTCTCTCCCTTGCGGGGAAAGTTAGAGATTAGCTTTTTTTATACCAGCTCCAGTTGTGCTACTTTTGCAAAGGCTTGTTCAAAATCTGCCTTTATATCGTCAATATGTTCAATGCCAACGGCAACGCGCAGCAGGGTAGGTGTAACACCGGCTGCCGCTTGTTCCTCATCAGTTAATTGTTGGTGGGTAGTAGCTGCCGGCTGAATAATTAAAGTTTTAGCATCGCCAACGTTGGCTAAATGGCTAACCAGTTTAAGGTTGTTAATCAGCTCGCCTGCGTTTTCTTTTTCGCCGTTAAGCTCGAATGACAGTACTGCCCCAAAACCATTTTTAAGATATTTTTTAGCTAAAGCATGATAAGGTGACGATGGCAAGCCCGGGTAGTTTACCTTAGCTACCTGCGGATGATTTTCCAGCCATTTAGCAAGTTCTAAAGTATTATCAACATGGCGTTGCACACGGAGCGATAAGGTTTCTAAACCCTGTATCAGCAAAAACGAATTGAATGGCGATTGCGAAGCACCAAAATCGCGTAAGCCCTCAACCCGCGCACGGATAATATATTGAATGTTACCGAACGGCCCGCCAATACCAAAAACATCGGCAAATACTAACCCATGATACCCTTCGGACGGCTCGGTAAATTGCGGAAACTTGCCGTTACCCCAATTGTAATTACCGCCATCAACAATAACACCACCAATGCTGGTGCCGTGGCCGCCTATCCATTTAGTGGCGCTCTCTACCACAACATGCGCACCATGCTCTAACGGGCGGAAAAGGTAACCACCTGCGCCAAAAGTGTTATCAACAATAAAAGGCAAATCGTATTTATTAGCCAGTGCGGCTATCTTATCAAAATCGGGAATATTAAAGCCGGGGTTACCTATAGTTTCCAGGTAAATTGCTTTGGTGTTTTCGTCAATCAGTTTTTCAAAGCTTTCGGCGGTATCGTCTTTGGCAAAGCGGGCCTCAATGCCAATACGTTTAAAGGCTACCTTAAACTGGTTATAAGTGCCGCCGTAAACAAATGGCGAACTCACAAAGTTATCGCCAACCTGCAATATGTTATTGAGTGCTAAAAATTGCGCCGCCTGGCCAGATGCTGTGGCTAAGGCTGCAACACCACCTTCGAGGGCTGCAATACGTTTTTCAAATACATCCGTAGTGGGGTTCATTAAGCGGGTGTATATGTTGCCAAACTCTTTTAGGGCAAATAAATTGGCACCGTGCTCGGCGTTTTTAAATACGTATGATGTGGTTTGATATAATGGTACCGCCCGCGAACCTGTTGTTGGGTCGGCTTCCTGGCCGGCGTGGAGTTGCAGAGTTTCAAATTTTGGAGTTGACATGGGGATGTTGTTTTAATGTTTTTTTTACCAATTTTAATTTAATAATGTCCGGTTAAGCAAATTTCAAAGGGATGCCCTGCATCCATTTTTGAAATTGTACACGAAATTTTCGGGTGAGTGAAAAAGATACGCGCTTTCTGTCGTTTAGCAATAACGGCAGCAACACATATACATTTGGCGGTTTAAAACAGGGGCCAAAGCATAAGCGTTAAAAGGCTTGGTGCGGTAATTAAAAGTGTCTAAAAGCAACAACAGTATTTTCATGGTTGTACATTTATATTCCCCGATGATCCATTCACCGGGCCAGGATTTGGCACCTTCTCCGCTTTGGAGGGTTGCCAGTGGGTTAATGAGCCTGATCTCTCGCCACTTCTTTATAAATCAAACCTTTTTAGAGGTATTGATTTTTGGTATCGCTACCAAATAATGTTTCAAATATAGTGTATGAAAAATCATTTTTCAAAACTATATTTCGAGTATTTTTATATCGTATTGATAGCCAGTGATATATCTTCTATTAAATCCTCTATATTTTCTAACCCTACCGATACCCTGAGCAGGTTAAAAGGGGTTTTAGTGTCGGGCCCTTCAATGGTTGCCCGGTGCTCTATCAGGCTCTCAACGCCGCCTAAGCTGGTGGCCTGTGTAAAAAGCTTTACGGCGTTAACTACGGTGGCAGCCTGGTTAACACCACCTTTTACACAAAAAGAAAGCATACCGCCAAAGCTTAACATTTGCTGTTTGGCAATTTGGTGTTGCGGGTGCGATGGCAGGCCCGGATACATTACGCGCTCAACCTTAGGGTGTTTCTCTAAAAACTCGGCCAGTATTTGTGCATTTTGTACGTGGCCTTTCATGCGGTATGGCAGGGTTTTAATGCTGCGCACCAGCATATAGCAATCGGCAGGCGAGGGGATGGCGCCGCCCATTTCTTGCACTTGCTTTATTTTTTGCCACCAATCGTTAGTATGGGCAGTTATGAGGGCTCCGCCCATTAAATCGCTATGGCCGCCAAAATATTTGGTTGCCGAATGCATCACCAAATCGGCACCTAAAGTTAAGGGCTGCTGGCAAATGGGCGTAGCAAAAGTGTTATCAACAACTACCAAAAGCTGGTTCTTTTTAGCTATGCTAACTACTTTTTTAATGTCGGTAACCTTTAATAAAGGGTTCGATGGGGTTTCTAACCATATTAAAACGGTGTTGGGTTTAATATGGTTTTGCAGTGTATCGGTATCGTTAATATCAATAAAATCAAACTCCAGTATTCCCACAAAAACATTTTTCAGCAGGTTGCGCAAGCCGTGGTACATATCATCGGGCGCAATAATGTGGCTGCCTGGTTTAAGCGATTGGAATGCGGCCATACCCGCTGCATTGCCCGATGAAAAAGCGGCAGCATCTAACCCGCCTTCCAACTTAGCCAGCACGTTCTCTAACGATGTGCGGTTAGGGTTGCCGGCCCTGCTGTAAATATAACCGCCGGGGTAACCTCCATTTTCGCGTAAAAAAGTTGTTGATGTAGTGATGGGCTGTATTACAGCACCCGTTGCTTTATCGGTATGGTTGCCTGCGTGTATGGCTATGGTTTCTATTTTCATGGTGATGGGGTGTTTGGTAAAACAGTGCTTACATTGCAATCGCTACTGCAATAGATCGCACATTTCTGCGTGTCCATTACTTTTGGCGGCCTGGCAAATGGTCTGGCCATCCGCGCCAATAAATGTTGTATCCGCATGGTATTTTAATAGCAGTTTTACAATTTCTTCATTGCCATATTTTGCCGCTAAAAATAAAGCTGTTTCCTTATCCCGATTCACAGCATCCGTTTTGGCACCATTCTCGAGTAATATTTTTACAATTTTTGTGTGCCCTTTAAACGACGCTATAATTAATGCCGTACTTTTATCGAGCGCTTTAGTATTTACATCTACGCCTTTTTTTATTAATGCAGCAACAATGTCGGTTTTCCCGTTTCTTGATGCAATAATCAGGGGGTTCCAATAATGATCGTCCTGGGCATTAACGTCAGCATTTTTTTCAATTAAATAATTGGCCATTTCAATATTTCCAACCTGGCAAATTATCATTAAACTATTCCATTTGGCTTTTGCAACTGCATTTACATCAGCACCGCTTTCAACCAATATTTTTATCGACTTAAAGTCGGCAGAATTTGCAGCAGCTAATAAAGGCGTCATTTTATTTTTGTTTGTCACACTCAAATTCCCCGGCGTTTTTGATAGTAACAGCAATTGGTCGTAATCTTTATTGGCGATAGCGTCAAATATAGCTTGCGAAAATCCTGTTAAGGGACATAAGAAAAATAATAATGCAGCGATGGTTTTCATCAAGTGGCAGAATAAAGGTTGCTTAATATTTCAAAGGTAATTATAATCAAAGTTTGTTACATCAAAATGATAATGAAATTACCCTCATTATTGTACTTTTGTAGCCAAAGCTTTAACAATGGACTCCCAACTATCTTTATCCGTTTTATTGAATAATCCGCTTTTGCTTCCCGAACTTAAATTAATAGCCCAAAAGGTTTACGATGGCGAGCGCATTACTTTTGACGAAGGCGTTACACTTTACGAAAAAGGCGAACTGGCTTACCTGGGTACTTTAGCAAACTACATCCGCGAAAAGCGGCATGGCGATAAAACGTATTTTAACCGTAATTTCCATATTGAGCCAACTAACCTTTGCGTGTACGATTGCAAGTTTTGCTCGTACTCGGTATTAATCAAAGAGCGGTCGCAAGGGTGGGAGTACACTATGGAGGATATGCTTAACATCGTAAAAAAATACGATAATGAGCCCGTTACCGAAGTGCATATTGTTGGTGGTGTATTGCCTCAGTATGATGTAGCATTTTATGCCGAACTGTTCCGCAGAATAAAGGAACACCGGCCCGAACTGCATGTAAAGGCTTTAACCCCGGTTGAATACCATTACATATTTAAGAAAGCTAAAATGGATTATGCATCGGGCATGGCTTTAATGAAGGATGCTGGTTTGGAATCGATGCCGGGCGGCGGTGCCGAGATATTCCATCCCGAAGTGCGCGAGCAAATAGCCAAAGATAAATGTAACGCAGAGCAGTGGTTGCAGATACACGAGGAATGGCATAAACTGGGTATGCGATCGAACGCGACCATGCTTTACGGCCATATAGAAAAATTTTGGCACCGGGTTGACCATATGGACAGGCTACGTAACTTGCAGGATAAAACCGGAGGTTTCCAAACCTTTATCCCGCTCAAGTTCCGTAATCAGGATAACCAAATGAGCAATGTGCCCGAATCAACCGTTGTTGAAGATTTGCGTAACTACGCCATAGCCAGGATATACCTTGATAATTTTGA includes:
- a CDS encoding homoserine dehydrogenase → MSKKLKLGIFGFGVVGQGLHDIIRTKALNFEIVKFAIKDASKKRTLPAELFTTDKNEILNNAEINTIVELINDPVAAFDIVKRALTSGKNVVSASKKMIADNLEELIYLQKQHGTSLLYEGSVCGSIPIIRNLEEYYDNELLHSISGIFNGSSNYILSKVYNEGLDYDTALKQAQDLGFAETDPTSDVGGFDAKYKLVIASAHAYGVVVKPEDVLNIGIQTLSAYDLQYAKEKRLKIKLVPVAKELDDQHVAMFVLPRFVNSDHFLYNVDNEYNGVVVQAAFADQQFFFGKGAGGHPTGSAVLSDIAALRYDYQYEYKKAHEKKDLKFTNDIELNVYVRYEDESLIEALAFDYIHERFYSGNFRFVIGTIKLKNLIANQSRISAEGAFVACTGDLKEIKLHVLTDLATEVL
- a CDS encoding homoserine O-acetyltransferase family protein, whose protein sequence is MSAETFKYSKTITLESGQKLHGLQIGYHTFGKLNKNRNNVIWVCHALTANSDVMDWWAGLFGENDLFNPEEHYIVCANVLTSPYGTTNPVSINPLTQQGYFLSFPQVTIRDMVQVHQILAGHLGVDQIKVLIGGSLGGQQAMEWAISQPQKIDNLILIATNAKHSPWGIAFNESQRLAISTDRTFYANKPDGGNKGLKAARSMALLSYRGYEAYHATQLDKDNEKLDDYKAASYQNYQGEKLVKRFNAYSYWYLSKAMDSHNVGRSRDGIEQALGTIKAKTLVIGITSDFLFPVSEQQYLARHIPNAVYSEFNSMYAHDSFLIETEILTKTIADFLDESLDGKVVKMQTA
- a CDS encoding O-acetylhomoserine aminocarboxypropyltransferase/cysteine synthase family protein; amino-acid sequence: MSTPKFETLQLHAGQEADPTTGSRAVPLYQTTSYVFKNAEHGANLFALKEFGNIYTRLMNPTTDVFEKRIAALEGGVAALATASGQAAQFLALNNILQVGDNFVSSPFVYGGTYNQFKVAFKRIGIEARFAKDDTAESFEKLIDENTKAIYLETIGNPGFNIPDFDKIAALANKYDLPFIVDNTFGAGGYLFRPLEHGAHVVVESATKWIGGHGTSIGGVIVDGGNYNWGNGKFPQFTEPSEGYHGLVFADVFGIGGPFGNIQYIIRARVEGLRDFGASQSPFNSFLLIQGLETLSLRVQRHVDNTLELAKWLENHPQVAKVNYPGLPSSPYHALAKKYLKNGFGAVLSFELNGEKENAGELINNLKLVSHLANVGDAKTLIIQPAATTHQQLTDEEQAAAGVTPTLLRVAVGIEHIDDIKADFEQAFAKVAQLELV
- a CDS encoding trans-sulfuration enzyme family protein; amino-acid sequence: MKIETIAIHAGNHTDKATGAVIQPITTSTTFLRENGGYPGGYIYSRAGNPNRTSLENVLAKLEGGLDAAAFSSGNAAGMAAFQSLKPGSHIIAPDDMYHGLRNLLKNVFVGILEFDFIDINDTDTLQNHIKPNTVLIWLETPSNPLLKVTDIKKVVSIAKKNQLLVVVDNTFATPICQQPLTLGADLVMHSATKYFGGHSDLMGGALITAHTNDWWQKIKQVQEMGGAIPSPADCYMLVRSIKTLPYRMKGHVQNAQILAEFLEKHPKVERVMYPGLPSHPQHQIAKQQMLSFGGMLSFCVKGGVNQAATVVNAVKLFTQATSLGGVESLIEHRATIEGPDTKTPFNLLRVSVGLENIEDLIEDISLAINTI
- a CDS encoding ankyrin repeat domain-containing protein, with protein sequence MKTIAALLFFLCPLTGFSQAIFDAIANKDYDQLLLLSKTPGNLSVTNKNKMTPLLAAANSADFKSIKILVESGADVNAVAKAKWNSLMIICQVGNIEMANYLIEKNADVNAQDDHYWNPLIIASRNGKTDIVAALIKKGVDVNTKALDKSTALIIASFKGHTKIVKILLENGAKTDAVNRDKETALFLAAKYGNEEIVKLLLKYHADTTFIGADGQTICQAAKSNGHAEMCDLLQ